The Bacteroidota bacterium genome has a window encoding:
- a CDS encoding ATP-binding protein — MQRDKDKTIRIAITGPESTGKSELAKTLAQHYSTLWVPEYAREYLENIHRPYNEDDILLIAKEQKIREDKTLRMAKRFLFCDTEALVTKIWSIVKYGHCDPWILDQINSNPHDLYLLCNIDLPWEEDPLREHPDKREYLFNLYVNELKVNKLPYGLVSGFGVNRLQNAINIIEQAF; from the coding sequence ATGCAGCGAGACAAGGATAAAACAATCAGGATAGCCATTACAGGACCAGAGTCGACCGGAAAATCTGAGTTGGCCAAAACACTTGCACAACATTACAGTACCCTGTGGGTGCCTGAATATGCCCGGGAATACCTGGAAAATATCCATCGCCCCTATAATGAAGATGATATTCTGCTCATTGCAAAAGAACAGAAGATAAGGGAAGACAAAACCCTTAGAATGGCTAAAAGATTCCTTTTCTGTGACACAGAAGCTTTGGTCACAAAAATCTGGAGCATAGTCAAATACGGTCATTGTGATCCCTGGATCCTGGATCAGATAAATTCAAATCCACACGATCTGTATTTACTATGCAACATCGACCTTCCCTGGGAAGAAGACCCGCTCAGGGAGCACCCAGATAAACGGGAATACCTCTTTAACCTTTACGTGAATGAACTGAAGGTAAACAAGCTCCCTTACGGATTGGTTTCAGGTTTTGGTGTTAACAGGCTGCAAAACGCAATTAATATTATTGAGCAAGCGTTTTAG
- a CDS encoding glycosyltransferase, whose protein sequence is MDQRTTAPKPHVLYLPRWYPHRYDPMPGLFIERHGISVSTYFRVSVLYIHQDEMISNGKAEIIESSDEMLNVVKIYYPKSKTGIGVLDKLLNICNFHKYHRKGINLISKRHGKPNLIHVHVLTRHGIIALLQKWRQGIPYVITEHWTRYLPLTNSYRGFLRKIATRMVAANASAIMPVSENLRDAMIDCGIKNRNYIVIPNVVDMKMFRIQKKEKDRMIKRIIHVSCFDDRQKNISGILRVLKRMLEERDDFACDMVGDGIDYQNLLEYASELKLPKERVVFYGLKENAELAGLMAQADFMVMFSNYENLPVVILESYACGVPVLSSDVGGIKEHLNTDLGILIRARDEEALYREMNYMLNNLEKYDPDKLRKYAINHFSNEVIGDHLRRVYESAIK, encoded by the coding sequence ATGGATCAACGCACAACCGCCCCTAAGCCACATGTTTTATATTTGCCGAGATGGTACCCCCACCGTTACGATCCAATGCCCGGACTTTTCATCGAACGTCATGGTATCTCCGTTTCCACTTACTTCAGAGTAAGCGTTTTATATATCCATCAGGATGAAATGATCAGCAACGGTAAAGCTGAGATCATCGAAAGTTCGGATGAAATGTTAAACGTGGTAAAGATATATTATCCTAAATCGAAAACAGGCATCGGCGTTCTGGACAAATTACTGAATATCTGCAATTTTCATAAATATCACAGAAAAGGCATAAACCTCATTTCCAAACGGCACGGAAAACCCAACCTCATACATGTTCATGTACTTACCCGGCACGGGATCATTGCCTTATTGCAAAAATGGAGACAGGGTATACCTTATGTGATTACAGAACATTGGACCCGTTATCTTCCCCTTACCAATTCGTACAGGGGCTTTCTCAGGAAAATAGCAACCCGGATGGTGGCCGCGAATGCCTCTGCTATCATGCCCGTTTCTGAAAATCTTCGTGATGCCATGATTGATTGCGGCATCAAAAACAGAAACTACATTGTGATTCCAAATGTAGTGGACATGAAAATGTTCAGAATCCAAAAAAAGGAAAAAGACAGAATGATCAAGAGGATAATCCATGTTTCCTGTTTCGACGACCGCCAGAAGAATATCAGCGGGATATTGCGGGTGTTAAAACGCATGCTTGAAGAGAGGGACGACTTCGCATGCGACATGGTGGGTGATGGCATTGATTATCAAAATCTCCTGGAATATGCTTCAGAACTGAAATTGCCTAAGGAAAGGGTTGTCTTTTATGGATTGAAAGAAAATGCAGAACTTGCTGGTTTAATGGCTCAGGCGGATTTTATGGTTATGTTCAGCAACTACGAAAACCTGCCTGTGGTGATCCTGGAAAGCTATGCATGCGGTGTTCCTGTGCTGTCGTCCGATGTTGGCGGAATTAAGGAACATCTCAACACCGATCTTGGAATACTTATTCGTGCCCGTGACGAAGAAGCATTATACCGGGAAATGAATTACATGCTCAACAACCTTGAAAAATACGATCCCGATAAACTCCGGAAATACGCAATTAATCATTTCAGTAACGAAGTTATCGGAGATCATCTCCGGAGAGTATATGAGTCAGCCATAAAA
- the pnuC gene encoding nicotinamide riboside transporter PnuC, translated as MNETISWISGNYIELIAAALGLVAIILQIRQHILYWPVSIVLVSLYIYVYIHAKLYADMSLQVYYLGISFYGWYHWAFGKRNGTGEKLPVSFASLKVMMVSLVVAVVLFWTISAILIHYTDSDLPYWDAFTTALSFVATWMLARKIIENWLVWIVVDAVSVGIYIYKGLYPTAILFTVLTILAIAGYISWRKDAARQG; from the coding sequence ATGAACGAAACGATATCCTGGATTTCAGGAAACTATATTGAATTAATAGCAGCGGCGCTGGGACTGGTGGCCATCATCCTTCAGATCAGACAGCATATCCTGTACTGGCCTGTTAGTATAGTTTTGGTAAGCCTTTATATTTATGTTTACATCCATGCCAAATTGTATGCCGACATGTCACTGCAGGTATATTATCTTGGAATAAGCTTTTATGGATGGTATCATTGGGCTTTTGGAAAAAGAAATGGCACGGGAGAGAAGTTACCTGTCAGCTTTGCCTCCCTGAAAGTCATGATGGTTTCATTGGTGGTCGCTGTAGTATTGTTTTGGACAATCTCGGCAATACTCATTCACTATACCGATTCCGACCTTCCCTATTGGGATGCCTTTACAACAGCCCTCAGTTTCGTTGCAACCTGGATGCTTGCCCGGAAGATTATCGAAAACTGGCTGGTTTGGATTGTAGTTGATGCAGTATCGGTTGGAATCTATATTTACAAGGGCCTCTACCCTACTGCCATATTATTCACCGTGCTAACCATACTGGCCATAGCCGGTTATATTTCCTGGAGGAAAGATGCAGCGAGACAAGGATAA